One part of the Vibrio hyugaensis genome encodes these proteins:
- a CDS encoding adenosine deaminase, which translates to MNAFIQGLPKVELHLHIEGSLEPELLFELAQRNNIDIPYESPQALRKAYEFEDLQSFLDIYYQGANALRTEQDFYDLTWAYLERCKADNVIHTEIFFDPQTHTDRGIEFDIVIRGIHRAMQDGQEKLGITSQIIACFLRHLSEESAIETLQSILKHQDKIIGVGLDSSELGHPPEKFKRAFQQAKEAGLLTVAHAGEEGPAQNIVDALEMLGVSRVDHGVRCVEDASLVEALIETQMPLTVCPLSNIKLCVFDQMEQHNIVELLRKGVAVTINSDDPAYFGGYMTDNFMAVSDAHAMTKQEIAQFTINAINASFISEEMKAKYCTQVVHYLENH; encoded by the coding sequence ATGAATGCATTTATTCAAGGTCTTCCAAAAGTAGAGCTACATTTACATATCGAAGGTTCGTTAGAACCAGAATTGTTGTTTGAGCTAGCACAACGCAACAACATCGACATTCCTTATGAATCTCCGCAAGCACTGCGCAAGGCTTACGAGTTCGAAGATTTACAATCTTTCCTAGATATTTACTACCAAGGTGCAAACGCGCTGCGTACCGAGCAAGACTTCTACGATTTGACTTGGGCATATCTAGAACGCTGTAAAGCCGACAACGTCATTCATACTGAAATCTTTTTCGACCCACAAACGCACACCGACCGCGGTATCGAATTCGATATCGTCATCCGCGGCATTCATCGCGCCATGCAAGACGGGCAAGAGAAGCTCGGTATCACCTCACAAATCATTGCTTGTTTCTTACGCCACTTATCTGAAGAAAGCGCGATTGAAACGCTGCAATCTATCTTGAAACATCAAGACAAAATCATTGGCGTTGGTTTAGATTCTTCAGAACTTGGTCATCCACCAGAGAAATTCAAACGCGCTTTTCAACAAGCGAAAGAGGCGGGCTTACTGACGGTTGCTCATGCCGGAGAGGAAGGCCCAGCTCAAAACATTGTTGATGCGCTAGAGATGCTTGGTGTAAGCCGCGTCGACCATGGCGTACGCTGTGTGGAAGATGCTTCTTTGGTGGAAGCATTAATTGAGACCCAAATGCCACTAACGGTCTGTCCGCTGTCGAACATCAAACTGTGTGTATTTGATCAAATGGAACAACACAACATTGTTGAATTACTGCGTAAAGGCGTTGCGGTCACCATAAACTCCGATGACCCAGCATATTTTGGCGGCTATATGACGGATAACTTTATGGCGGTAAGTGATGCTCATGCCATGACGAAACAAGAAATTGCTCAGTTCACGATCAATGCCATTAACGCTAGTTTCATCAGTGAAGAAATGAAAGCGAAGTACTGCACGCAAGTCGTGCACTACCTAGAAAATCACTAA
- a CDS encoding PA3496 family putative envelope integrity protein: MARKSKKQIEQEKKESEQNAAAVKQQTRRRIEDIMEQREFDKLFEL, encoded by the coding sequence ATGGCCAGAAAAAGTAAAAAACAAATAGAGCAAGAAAAGAAAGAGTCTGAACAAAACGCCGCTGCGGTAAAACAACAAACGCGCCGTCGTATTGAAGACATTATGGAACAAAGAGAGTTTGATAAATTGTTTGAGCTTTAA
- the cspE gene encoding transcription antiterminator/RNA stability regulator CspE, producing the protein MSKVTGSVKWFNETKGFGFLSQDNGGQDVFVHFNAIVSDGFKTLTEGQKVSFNVEDGKKGPQATEVTPL; encoded by the coding sequence ATGTCTAAAGTAACTGGTTCAGTAAAATGGTTTAACGAAACTAAAGGTTTTGGTTTCCTATCTCAAGACAACGGCGGCCAAGATGTATTCGTACACTTCAACGCTATCGTTTCTGACGGTTTCAAAACTTTGACTGAAGGTCAGAAAGTAAGCTTCAATGTAGAAGACGGTAAAAAAGGTCCTCAAGCGACTGAAGTTACTCCTCTATAA
- a CDS encoding pirin family protein, with protein sequence MSSVREVCQVIRSHATADGDGVKIRRVAGFNNASFSPFLMVDELKSDQRADYVGGFPPHPHRGIETLTYMMRGHFQHRDHMNNVGELRSGGAQWMAAGRGVVHSEMPIMQDGELHGFQIWINQPAHDKMTPAQYHDFQPETITEYYQETQGLVRVLSGDLNVNGEVIRGPLDKTGVPVTVADWRATSGDYLNLVTPSHHNMMVYVYKGDINLGDRSVKQDEMALLFQGEGIELKANGHSGVLVFIGEPIDEPVVHYGPFVMNSIEEIEQAIQDYNAGLFETY encoded by the coding sequence ATGAGTTCTGTGAGAGAGGTTTGTCAGGTTATCCGTTCGCACGCAACCGCTGATGGAGATGGCGTAAAGATTCGTCGAGTAGCCGGTTTTAATAACGCCAGCTTTTCCCCGTTCTTGATGGTGGATGAATTGAAATCAGATCAGCGTGCCGATTATGTCGGTGGTTTTCCTCCGCATCCTCATCGTGGTATCGAGACTCTAACTTACATGATGAGAGGGCATTTCCAGCATCGTGACCACATGAACAATGTCGGCGAACTTCGTTCCGGTGGCGCTCAATGGATGGCGGCAGGGCGTGGTGTTGTTCATAGTGAAATGCCAATCATGCAAGACGGCGAGCTGCATGGTTTCCAGATTTGGATTAACCAGCCTGCTCACGACAAAATGACGCCAGCGCAATACCACGATTTTCAACCTGAAACGATCACGGAATACTACCAAGAAACGCAAGGTCTGGTGCGAGTACTCTCTGGTGACTTGAATGTAAATGGTGAAGTGATCCGAGGCCCGTTAGACAAAACGGGTGTACCCGTTACGGTTGCTGATTGGCGCGCTACTTCTGGAGATTACCTAAACCTTGTCACGCCTTCGCATCACAACATGATGGTTTATGTCTACAAAGGCGATATAAACCTTGGCGATCGTTCTGTTAAACAGGATGAAATGGCGTTGTTGTTTCAAGGTGAAGGGATTGAGTTGAAAGCCAATGGACACAGCGGCGTGCTTGTCTTTATTGGTGAACCGATTGACGAGCCGGTGGTGCACTATGGTCCATTTGTCATGAACAGCATCGAAGAAATTGAACAAGCGATTCAAGATTACAACGCAGGTTTGTTTGAGACCTACTAA
- a CDS encoding patatin-like phospholipase family protein produces MEQVGSRALIVEGGAMRGVFSCGILDHFMAESFSPFDSFWGVSAGASNLAAYLANMPGRNLKIYLDYSLRNEFISPTQLLRGGDMMDLDWMWKITLEELGIDRDVLSADSRPFFLGVTRQDNGQAEYLTPTIDMLAETMKASSALPIMYRNGVILDGTKYVDGGVADAIPVAEAIKRGATKIMVLRSRPASYRKSKPKFEKLTTRLLKDHPALVEPMLTRHVRYNQSLELIDNPPTGVEIIQVCPPEGFKLKRLSRSPEPLRKAYELGVEFGKHAIERWKQS; encoded by the coding sequence ATGGAACAAGTTGGCTCTCGTGCCCTCATCGTGGAAGGCGGCGCAATGCGTGGCGTTTTTTCCTGCGGCATACTCGATCACTTCATGGCAGAAAGCTTCTCACCTTTTGACAGCTTTTGGGGTGTTTCTGCTGGAGCAAGCAACCTAGCGGCTTACCTTGCGAACATGCCAGGTCGAAACCTCAAAATTTATCTTGATTACAGCTTGCGCAATGAATTCATCTCTCCAACTCAGCTTTTGCGTGGCGGAGACATGATGGATTTAGATTGGATGTGGAAGATTACTTTAGAAGAACTGGGGATCGACCGAGACGTTTTAAGTGCAGATTCTCGTCCTTTCTTTCTTGGTGTCACCCGCCAAGACAATGGGCAAGCAGAATACCTAACCCCAACAATTGATATGCTCGCCGAAACCATGAAAGCCAGTAGTGCATTACCCATTATGTATCGCAATGGCGTCATCTTAGACGGCACGAAATATGTCGATGGGGGTGTCGCGGACGCTATTCCAGTAGCGGAAGCAATCAAACGAGGGGCAACAAAGATTATGGTCCTGCGTAGCCGGCCAGCAAGTTATCGAAAATCCAAGCCAAAATTTGAAAAGCTCACTACGCGTTTACTGAAAGATCACCCTGCTTTGGTGGAGCCGATGCTCACTCGCCATGTTCGCTATAACCAATCTTTGGAACTGATAGACAACCCACCAACAGGCGTTGAGATCATCCAAGTCTGTCCACCGGAAGGGTTCAAACTTAAACGCCTAAGCCGTTCGCCAGAGCCATTGCGTAAAGCGTATGAACTTGGGGTTGAGTTTGGTAAACACGCCATTGAACGCTGGAAGCAAAGCTAG
- the dmeF gene encoding CDF family Co(II)/Ni(II) efflux transporter DmeF has translation MAAIQHSHDFVSHNQKGEKRTLYVLILTVVTMVVEITAGTMFGSMALLADGWHMGTHAAAFCITLFAYRYAKQNADNDRFSFGTGKVSVLGGFTSAIALGIVALMMMVESVHRLFNPESIQFNEAIMVAVIGLVVNLASMLLLQDHHHTHGHDHHGHKHEHHHDHNLTAAYFHVLADTLTSLLAIVALIVGKFYGWVSLDALMGIVGAIVIGKWTLGLMKQTAPVLLDESIDQSYRNEIVETLSPYAEVVDLHIWKVSGHHYSAAIALKNQSDKTLDEFKQLLSKFDKIHHLTLEVQTTE, from the coding sequence ATGGCAGCAATTCAACATTCCCATGACTTCGTGTCTCACAATCAAAAGGGTGAGAAACGAACGCTTTACGTACTTATTTTGACGGTAGTCACCATGGTGGTAGAAATTACCGCAGGCACTATGTTTGGCTCGATGGCCTTGCTAGCCGATGGTTGGCACATGGGTACTCACGCAGCCGCATTTTGTATTACCCTGTTTGCTTATCGTTACGCGAAACAAAACGCGGATAATGATCGTTTTTCATTTGGTACTGGTAAGGTCAGCGTATTAGGTGGTTTTACCAGTGCGATTGCGCTTGGGATTGTCGCTCTGATGATGATGGTGGAATCGGTCCATCGTCTGTTCAACCCAGAGAGTATTCAATTCAATGAGGCGATTATGGTGGCGGTGATCGGTCTTGTAGTGAACTTAGCCAGTATGCTGCTTTTGCAAGATCATCACCACACCCATGGCCATGATCATCATGGTCACAAACACGAGCATCATCATGACCACAACTTAACGGCGGCGTATTTTCATGTGTTAGCGGATACGCTGACTTCGTTACTGGCTATTGTGGCTCTTATTGTTGGTAAATTTTACGGTTGGGTGTCGTTAGATGCGCTGATGGGTATTGTCGGTGCCATCGTGATAGGTAAGTGGACACTGGGTTTGATGAAGCAAACCGCCCCTGTGCTATTAGATGAGAGTATTGATCAATCTTACCGAAACGAAATTGTAGAGACCCTTTCGCCTTATGCTGAGGTTGTCGACCTACACATTTGGAAAGTCAGTGGTCATCACTATTCAGCGGCGATAGCGTTGAAGAATCAGAGCGATAAAACACTGGATGAATTTAAGCAATTATTGAGTAAGTTTGATAAGATTCATCATCTTACTTTGGAAGTTCAAACGACTGAGTGA
- a CDS encoding MarR family winged helix-turn-helix transcriptional regulator, protein MRELEKLNQMLTEFYDKMSSWEQSVVKGTGYSLAQIHTIEVLGGHGALRMKELAEKLGVTTGTLTVQIEKLVNAELIERCPHPEDRRAIVVKLTSAGEEIHRHHNQLHLDLVQDLTRNIDAEHQDILFACLKKMNQEF, encoded by the coding sequence ATGCGCGAATTAGAAAAGCTGAATCAAATGCTTACCGAGTTCTATGACAAAATGTCTTCTTGGGAGCAATCTGTAGTGAAAGGAACCGGTTATTCACTGGCTCAAATCCACACCATTGAAGTGCTAGGTGGGCATGGTGCGCTACGTATGAAAGAACTGGCGGAAAAGCTAGGGGTTACCACAGGCACATTGACGGTTCAAATTGAAAAACTGGTGAATGCTGAACTGATAGAGCGCTGTCCTCATCCAGAAGACCGCCGTGCTATTGTTGTGAAGTTAACATCGGCTGGTGAAGAGATTCATCGTCATCACAACCAACTGCATTTAGACTTAGTGCAAGATTTGACGCGTAATATCGACGCTGAACACCAAGATATACTGTTTGCCTGCCTTAAAAAAATGAACCAAGAATTCTGA
- a CDS encoding HAD-IIB family hydrolase, producing MPNPLSELNTEYLRNIEWLLTDVDDTLTWQGKLPPDTLIALAELEQVGVKVVAVTGACAGWCDQMAKMWPLHGIIGENGAFWMRKDQHGFSSTFARPAQQMRKEQQALCESISGILAEYSDVELSQDQSFRFCDVAVNIAQDRPPVATSTTMEILNRILSLNVESNPVNATLSSIHINAWIGNHSKRSSGETYIKQFNHGDLPNLDHVTYVGDSLNDEGMFEWLPMTFGVKNIRPLLDSLKHQPSYLTSEYGGFGFAQLASLIVQAKKYNNASA from the coding sequence ATGCCTAACCCACTATCAGAGCTCAATACAGAGTATCTGAGAAACATTGAATGGTTGTTAACCGACGTAGACGACACATTAACTTGGCAAGGGAAGCTGCCGCCAGACACTTTAATTGCGCTCGCCGAGCTAGAGCAAGTTGGCGTGAAAGTCGTAGCGGTCACTGGCGCTTGTGCTGGTTGGTGTGACCAAATGGCAAAAATGTGGCCGCTGCATGGGATCATAGGTGAAAACGGCGCGTTTTGGATGCGGAAAGACCAACATGGTTTCAGCTCCACTTTTGCCCGCCCAGCACAGCAAATGCGAAAAGAACAGCAAGCACTATGTGAAAGTATCTCTGGCATTTTAGCGGAGTATTCTGACGTAGAGTTAAGCCAAGATCAGAGCTTTCGGTTCTGCGATGTGGCGGTCAACATTGCCCAAGATCGCCCCCCTGTAGCGACTTCAACTACGATGGAGATCCTCAACCGTATTTTAAGTCTTAACGTAGAATCAAACCCAGTCAACGCTACCCTAAGCTCCATTCATATCAATGCATGGATTGGAAATCACAGCAAACGAAGCAGCGGCGAAACCTACATTAAGCAGTTTAATCATGGTGACTTACCAAATTTGGATCACGTGACTTACGTTGGAGATTCATTAAACGATGAGGGGATGTTTGAGTGGTTACCCATGACTTTTGGTGTGAAGAACATTCGCCCATTGTTAGATAGCTTAAAACATCAACCGAGTTATCTGACTTCTGAATATGGCGGGTTTGGCTTCGCACAGTTAGCAAGCCTGATTGTACAGGCTAAAAAATACAACAACGCTAGCGCATAA
- a CDS encoding sn-glycerol-3-phosphate import ATP-binding protein UgpC has product MSTLTLSNIAKCYPNGYQAIQKLNLDICDGEMVVLVGPSGCGKSTLLRMIAGLEEISSGELNIDDTTVNNLEPGERDIAMVFQNYALYPHMTVYNNMAYGLRNRKTPKAEIERLVHEAAKMLELDHLLDRKPGQLSGGQRQRVAMGRAIVREPKVFLFDEPLSNLDAKLRVQMRLEIKKLQRRLGTTSVYVTHDQVEAMTLADKLVVLNKGNVEQVGTPLDIYDAPASLFVATFIGSPSMNTLDANITKDGITIGDAQLPVSTNDLDLGKVKLGLRPEHLQLSEDKPWLHVEVELIESLGADLLLYCCTEGTDSQKLVVRVEGHTPIQIGDKLGLDIKPKHLHLFNANTEKRIDCSLKAALSTPVKSTINNKQTQQGVVNA; this is encoded by the coding sequence ATGTCCACGTTAACTCTTTCTAATATCGCTAAATGTTATCCGAACGGTTATCAGGCGATCCAAAAACTCAATCTTGATATCTGCGATGGTGAAATGGTCGTGTTGGTTGGTCCGAGTGGTTGTGGTAAATCCACCCTACTTCGCATGATTGCCGGATTAGAAGAAATCAGCTCAGGCGAGTTGAATATTGATGACACCACCGTGAACAACCTAGAACCTGGTGAACGTGATATTGCCATGGTGTTCCAAAACTACGCCTTGTACCCGCACATGACGGTATACAACAACATGGCTTATGGTCTGCGCAACCGCAAAACACCGAAAGCGGAAATTGAGCGACTGGTGCATGAAGCAGCAAAGATGCTGGAGTTGGATCACCTACTCGACCGAAAACCGGGACAACTGTCTGGCGGACAACGTCAACGTGTCGCGATGGGTAGAGCGATTGTACGCGAACCAAAAGTGTTTCTGTTCGACGAGCCTCTGTCTAACTTAGATGCCAAACTGCGTGTACAAATGCGCTTAGAGATCAAAAAGCTTCAGCGTCGCCTTGGTACAACCTCGGTTTACGTGACCCACGACCAAGTGGAAGCCATGACGCTGGCGGACAAACTAGTGGTGCTCAACAAAGGCAATGTAGAACAAGTGGGTACACCACTCGACATTTACGACGCACCTGCCTCTCTATTTGTTGCGACCTTTATCGGCTCTCCATCGATGAACACCTTAGACGCAAACATCACCAAGGACGGGATAACGATTGGTGATGCCCAACTGCCAGTATCGACGAATGACCTAGATTTAGGTAAGGTCAAACTTGGGCTGAGACCTGAGCATTTACAACTCAGTGAAGATAAGCCTTGGCTGCACGTCGAAGTGGAATTGATTGAATCCTTGGGCGCAGACTTATTACTGTATTGCTGCACAGAAGGTACTGATTCACAAAAGCTCGTGGTTCGAGTGGAAGGTCATACTCCGATTCAAATCGGGGACAAACTTGGCTTAGATATCAAGCCCAAGCACCTTCACTTATTTAATGCCAATACCGAAAAGCGCATTGATTGCTCACTCAAAGCCGCGTTATCAACGCCAGTTAAAAGTACGATAAATAACAAGCAGACACAGCAAGGAGTGGTGAATGCCTAA
- the ugpE gene encoding sn-glycerol-3-phosphate ABC transporter permease UgpE, with protein MVERRPFFNLFCHVILILGIISIALPVWIAIVATTHENSAFATGTPLWFGDLGFSVFTDLLSNDTQYNNNTLPIGSMLLNSFIMAMCITIGKLSISIMSAYAVVFFRFPGRMLAFWMIFFTLMLPVEVRIMPTFEVITNLNMLNSFYGLTIPLIASATATFLFRQFFLTVPNELVEAARIDGAGPIKFFFDILLPLSRTNIAALFVITFIYGWNQYLWPLLITTDVQYYTIVMGIKQMLGVVDGVVEWNKIMATTIIAMLPPVIVVIAMQKAFVKGLVDSEK; from the coding sequence ATGGTAGAAAGAAGACCGTTTTTTAATCTGTTTTGCCATGTCATTTTGATTCTTGGCATCATTTCGATTGCGCTTCCGGTTTGGATTGCGATCGTCGCAACCACGCACGAGAACAGCGCGTTCGCCACTGGCACTCCACTTTGGTTTGGGGACTTGGGCTTTAGTGTGTTCACTGACTTATTGAGCAACGATACCCAATACAACAACAATACCTTGCCCATTGGTAGCATGCTACTGAACTCCTTCATCATGGCGATGTGCATTACTATCGGTAAGTTGAGCATTTCCATCATGTCAGCGTATGCAGTCGTGTTCTTCCGTTTTCCGGGACGAATGCTGGCGTTCTGGATGATCTTCTTCACGCTGATGTTACCCGTTGAAGTGCGCATCATGCCGACGTTTGAGGTGATTACGAACCTCAACATGCTCAACTCATTTTACGGCTTAACCATTCCGCTGATTGCCAGTGCAACCGCCACTTTCTTGTTCCGTCAGTTCTTCTTAACTGTGCCGAATGAGTTGGTGGAAGCAGCGCGAATTGATGGCGCAGGACCAATCAAGTTCTTCTTCGATATCTTGTTGCCTCTGTCGCGTACCAACATCGCTGCACTGTTCGTCATCACTTTCATTTACGGCTGGAACCAATATCTATGGCCACTGCTGATCACCACTGATGTGCAGTACTACACCATCGTGATGGGCATTAAACAGATGCTTGGAGTGGTTGATGGTGTTGTGGAATGGAACAAGATTATGGCCACCACCATTATCGCCATGTTGCCACCAGTGATTGTGGTAATTGCAATGCAAAAAGCCTTTGTTAAAGGTCTGGTAGATTCGGAGAAATAA
- the ugpA gene encoding sn-glycerol-3-phosphate ABC transporter permease UgpA yields MSSPVVFKHKWLPVALIAPQLVITLVFFIWPAGQAVFQSSQLEDAFGISREFVGLENFEKLLHDPLYLDSLMTTLQFSISVAVLALVSALVLSAFAEQIIRGATMYRTFLIWPYAVAPVVAGSLWLFLFDPTIGVMTELLNLFGVDWNPTLNGTHAMWMVIITSTWKQISYNFLFFLAALQSVPKSLHEAAAIDGSGPIKRFITISFPLISPTSFFLLVVNFVYAFFDTFAIIHAMTQGGPSNSTSTLVYKVYNDGFIGLDLGSSAAQSVILMILVASLTVIQFKYVEKKVAY; encoded by the coding sequence ATGTCCTCACCCGTTGTTTTTAAACATAAATGGCTGCCCGTTGCTTTAATTGCGCCTCAGTTGGTGATCACCTTAGTGTTCTTCATCTGGCCTGCTGGGCAAGCTGTTTTTCAATCTTCACAACTTGAAGATGCTTTCGGTATTAGCCGCGAATTTGTGGGCTTGGAGAACTTCGAGAAGCTCCTTCATGATCCACTTTACTTAGATTCATTAATGACCACGCTGCAATTTAGCATCAGTGTTGCGGTACTCGCGTTGGTCAGCGCACTTGTTCTTTCCGCTTTCGCCGAACAAATCATCCGTGGTGCGACCATGTATCGCACCTTCTTGATTTGGCCTTATGCGGTCGCTCCGGTTGTCGCAGGTTCGTTATGGCTATTTTTATTCGATCCAACCATCGGTGTGATGACCGAACTATTGAACCTGTTTGGCGTAGACTGGAATCCAACGCTCAATGGGACCCATGCGATGTGGATGGTGATCATCACCTCGACGTGGAAGCAAATCAGTTACAACTTCCTGTTCTTCTTAGCTGCGCTGCAGTCCGTGCCGAAGTCTTTGCACGAAGCCGCAGCAATTGATGGTAGCGGCCCGATCAAACGTTTTATCACCATTAGCTTCCCGCTGATTTCACCAACCAGCTTTTTCTTGTTGGTCGTGAACTTTGTTTATGCGTTCTTTGATACGTTCGCCATCATCCACGCGATGACACAAGGCGGTCCGAGTAACAGCACCTCTACCTTGGTTTACAAAGTCTACAACGATGGCTTTATCGGGCTGGATTTAGGCTCATCAGCAGCGCAGTCGGTGATCCTGATGATCTTGGTCGCCTCCCTGACTGTGATTCAATTTAAGTATGTTGAGAAGAAGGTGGCGTACTGA
- the ugpB gene encoding sn-glycerol-3-phosphate ABC transporter substrate-binding protein UgpB produces the protein MAIKHLTGLAVAAALISTQAQAKTEVEWWHAMGGALGQKVNEIAADFNASQSEYEIKPVYKGSYAETMTSAIAAFRAKEQPAIVQVFEVGTATMMGAEKATYPVYQLMEDTKESFNPDDYLAAVTGYYTTNEGNMLSLPFNSSTPVLYYNKDMFAKAGVANPPKTWKEMEEISRKLLASGAKCGFSTTWQSWTQIENFGARNNVPVANNNNGFAGLDTKFKFNDSAFVRHIDQMGKWSKEGIFKYGGRQSDGMPLFYTQECAMTMGSSAGLAGIQENMKDVDIGVAQLPYDSELVAKPQNTIIGGASLWVLRGHSNEEYKGVAKFFTYLSSAEVQADWHQFTGYLPITKAAYELTKEQGFYAKNPGTDTAVLQMTSTEPTENSKGIRFGNFLQTRDIINEELEAVWAGKVTAQAALNNAVRRGDEQLRRFERTQK, from the coding sequence ATGGCTATTAAACACCTCACAGGACTTGCCGTTGCCGCGGCATTAATCAGCACGCAAGCACAAGCAAAAACAGAGGTCGAATGGTGGCACGCTATGGGTGGCGCGTTGGGTCAAAAGGTCAACGAGATTGCCGCTGACTTTAATGCAAGCCAATCGGAATACGAAATCAAACCTGTTTACAAAGGCAGTTACGCAGAAACCATGACCAGTGCGATTGCTGCCTTCCGCGCAAAAGAACAACCAGCCATCGTACAAGTATTTGAAGTGGGCACAGCGACCATGATGGGCGCTGAAAAAGCCACTTACCCAGTTTATCAATTGATGGAAGACACCAAAGAGTCGTTCAATCCAGATGATTATCTTGCAGCCGTAACGGGTTACTACACCACTAACGAAGGCAACATGCTTTCGCTGCCATTTAACAGCTCAACGCCAGTGCTTTACTACAACAAAGACATGTTCGCAAAAGCTGGCGTAGCAAACCCACCAAAGACTTGGAAAGAGATGGAAGAGATTTCTCGTAAGTTGCTGGCATCTGGCGCGAAGTGTGGTTTCAGCACCACATGGCAATCATGGACTCAAATCGAAAACTTTGGTGCGCGTAATAACGTCCCTGTCGCCAACAACAATAATGGTTTTGCTGGCTTAGACACGAAATTCAAGTTCAATGACTCTGCTTTTGTTCGCCATATTGACCAAATGGGCAAATGGTCGAAAGAAGGTATCTTCAAGTACGGTGGTCGCCAATCAGATGGCATGCCGCTGTTCTATACCCAAGAGTGTGCGATGACCATGGGCTCTTCTGCTGGACTGGCTGGCATTCAAGAGAACATGAAAGACGTAGACATCGGCGTAGCCCAATTGCCTTACGACTCTGAGCTGGTTGCTAAACCTCAAAACACTATCATCGGCGGTGCATCACTTTGGGTGCTTCGTGGGCATTCGAATGAAGAATACAAAGGCGTAGCGAAGTTCTTTACTTACTTATCAAGCGCAGAGGTTCAAGCTGATTGGCACCAGTTTACTGGCTACCTTCCAATCACCAAAGCGGCTTATGAGCTAACAAAAGAGCAAGGCTTCTACGCTAAAAACCCTGGCACAGACACCGCGGTTCTACAAATGACGTCGACAGAGCCAACGGAAAACTCGAAAGGCATTCGCTTCGGTAACTTCCTACAAACGCGTGACATCATCAACGAAGAACTGGAAGCAGTGTGGGCAGGCAAAGTAACGGCACAAGCTGCGCTAAACAATGCGGTTCGTCGTGGTGACGAGCAGCTACGTCGCTTTGAGCGTACACAGAAATAA
- a CDS encoding glycerophosphoryl diester phosphodiesterase produces MKITAHRGLSSLAPENTLSAMQRAIEFGCEWIEIDVQLSADNIPMIIHDKTVNRCTNGQGKVKDLTWYELRLLDAGLWFGDDFAGEYIPTLEETLELTVNAGVKLNIELKIYSGDEVDLLCEKVAEVIERLAIKADAILFSSFNIEALMTMKNYLPEVRRGQLWQEIPDDFAIVLQQVDAYSVHCDYRFLNEEQAKRIKQFGYRLFCYTPNFPQLVASHWQWGVDMMITDTPQRYKVEELKAIRELALNE; encoded by the coding sequence ATGAAAATAACAGCGCACCGCGGCTTATCCAGTTTGGCTCCTGAAAACACTTTATCGGCGATGCAACGTGCAATCGAGTTCGGCTGTGAATGGATTGAAATTGACGTTCAACTCAGTGCGGACAATATCCCAATGATCATCCACGACAAGACAGTCAATCGTTGCACCAATGGTCAGGGCAAAGTGAAGGACCTCACATGGTATGAACTTAGGCTTCTTGATGCTGGCTTGTGGTTTGGTGATGATTTTGCTGGCGAGTACATTCCCACTTTGGAAGAAACGCTTGAGCTAACGGTAAATGCCGGGGTAAAGCTGAATATTGAATTGAAGATCTACTCTGGTGATGAGGTTGATCTTCTGTGCGAGAAAGTCGCCGAAGTCATTGAACGTTTAGCGATAAAAGCGGACGCAATTTTGTTCTCTAGTTTTAACATCGAAGCACTGATGACGATGAAAAATTATTTGCCAGAAGTCAGAAGAGGTCAGCTTTGGCAAGAGATCCCTGACGACTTTGCCATTGTGTTACAACAAGTTGATGCTTACAGCGTGCATTGCGATTACCGTTTTTTAAATGAAGAGCAGGCGAAGCGTATCAAACAGTTTGGCTATCGATTGTTTTGCTATACGCCCAATTTTCCCCAATTAGTAGCGTCGCATTGGCAGTGGGGCGTGGATATGATGATTACCGATACACCACAGCGTTATAAAGTCGAAGAGTTGAAAGCAATTCGAGAACTCGCCTTGAATGAATAA